A single genomic interval of Desulfosoma caldarium harbors:
- a CDS encoding YceD family protein, producing MKIRVDEIPDSGRLVHVHWTQDRLERLLPPNDPQGFSLARPLNVDLEIHKKPDHIEVTGTLEGQLTLRCDRCLEEYASVLKRSVRVLLFHEVRGPKEEEVELEPDELEYEFFDGEIIEVDRMIAEEVFLELPMRCLCSETCRGLCAGCGANLNRETCTCQKTRASSPFDVLKSLTFSNP from the coding sequence ATGAAAATTCGAGTGGACGAAATTCCAGACTCAGGGCGTTTGGTTCACGTTCATTGGACCCAGGATCGTTTAGAACGCCTTCTACCGCCTAACGATCCCCAAGGGTTTTCCTTGGCTCGTCCACTGAACGTGGATCTGGAAATCCACAAGAAGCCTGACCACATCGAGGTCACGGGCACCCTTGAGGGGCAGCTGACCCTGCGGTGCGATCGTTGCCTTGAGGAATACGCTTCGGTTTTGAAGCGCTCCGTGCGGGTGCTCCTTTTCCACGAAGTCCGCGGCCCTAAAGAGGAGGAGGTGGAACTGGAGCCGGATGAGCTGGAGTATGAATTTTTTGATGGGGAAATCATTGAAGTGGACCGCATGATCGCTGAAGAAGTGTTCTTAGAACTTCCCATGCGATGCTTGTGTTCCGAGACCTGTCGAGGATTATGTGCGGGCTGCGGGGCCAACCTCAACAGGGAAACGTGTACGTGTCAAAAAACCAGGGCCTCCTCGCCCTTTGATGTGCTTAAAAGCCTCACATTTTCCAATCCCTGA
- the rpmF gene encoding 50S ribosomal protein L32, which produces MAVPKRRTSKSRRDKRRSHLHLTAPSLTTCPQCHEPVMPHRICPSCGSYKGRPVLVTEEV; this is translated from the coding sequence ATGGCCGTACCCAAGCGAAGAACTTCCAAATCGAGACGAGACAAACGGCGGAGCCATCTGCACCTGACGGCTCCTTCCCTTACCACATGCCCCCAGTGCCATGAACCCGTCATGCCGCACCGCATCTGCCCCTCATGCGGGTCTTACAAGGGCAGGCCGGTTTTGGTCACGGAAGAAGTCTAG
- a CDS encoding phosphate acyltransferase, producing the protein MAGPMVIAVDAMGGDAAPDAVVRGALQASARTNARILLVGDEKRLHRCLTSERHSPAIDVLHAPETVDMGDIGPLALRKKRLSSLYVAMDQLQRGTADAVVSAGNSAAIVATASHHLGLIPGLKRPALGVLLPSFGPDILLADAGAHSESGSIHLAQTVFLAISFLKHSCGRPHPSIGILNIGHEPTKGPRAIQGAMKLLAESFTPALRYVEPHTLFHGTVDGVVCDGFVGNALVKLLEGVSDAARQCLGTLGGDKLEPSAHRKAPPPEQWLHRLASKELGAAPLLGVRKTVLIAHGRSQAREIANAILDAVGYVRQELYPRMEKDGELLEHLAAVRSHYTRWMLAGLKGPWRLSTKKPESDKGGQP; encoded by the coding sequence ATGGCTGGGCCGATGGTCATCGCCGTAGATGCCATGGGGGGGGATGCGGCCCCCGATGCCGTAGTGCGGGGCGCGCTGCAAGCCTCGGCCCGCACCAACGCGCGTATACTTCTCGTTGGTGACGAGAAGCGTCTTCATCGGTGCCTAACCTCCGAGAGGCACTCACCGGCCATCGACGTCCTCCATGCCCCTGAAACCGTGGATATGGGGGACATTGGTCCCTTGGCCCTTCGAAAAAAAAGGCTTTCTTCCCTCTACGTGGCCATGGATCAATTGCAGCGCGGCACCGCTGATGCGGTGGTGAGTGCGGGCAACAGCGCGGCCATCGTGGCCACCGCATCGCACCATCTGGGGCTCATTCCCGGACTCAAACGTCCGGCCCTGGGCGTTCTTTTGCCTTCCTTCGGCCCTGACATCCTGTTAGCCGATGCCGGCGCTCACAGTGAATCCGGAAGCATTCATCTGGCGCAGACGGTTTTCTTGGCGATCTCTTTTTTAAAGCATTCGTGCGGCCGTCCTCATCCCAGCATCGGCATTCTCAACATCGGGCATGAACCCACCAAGGGCCCTCGCGCCATTCAAGGCGCCATGAAGCTCCTTGCCGAGTCTTTCACCCCCGCCCTGCGCTATGTGGAACCTCACACCCTTTTCCACGGCACGGTGGACGGCGTGGTGTGCGACGGTTTTGTGGGCAACGCCTTGGTCAAGCTTTTGGAAGGCGTTTCGGATGCCGCTCGCCAGTGCTTGGGGACTCTCGGAGGCGACAAGCTCGAACCCTCTGCGCACCGAAAAGCCCCTCCGCCCGAACAATGGTTGCACCGACTGGCCTCTAAGGAACTGGGGGCAGCTCCATTGCTGGGTGTGCGCAAGACCGTGCTCATTGCCCATGGGCGCTCTCAGGCCCGGGAAATCGCCAACGCCATACTGGACGCTGTAGGATACGTTCGGCAGGAACTCTACCCGCGCATGGAAAAGGATGGGGAACTTTTGGAGCACCTGGCGGCCGTTCGAAGCCACTACACGCGATGGATGCTTGCAGGACTCAAGGGCCCATGGCGACTCAGCACCAAGAAGCCGGAATCCGATAAAGGAGGACAGCCTTGA
- a CDS encoding acyl-CoA dehydrogenase family protein has protein sequence MNYFLTDEQKMIQELAEQIAREKIRPMRAQLDEAEEFPTDILKTLAQSDLFGVYIPEEYGGLGGGILENCLAVEQLARACIGVATSFAASGLGAYPILLYGSEAQKAAYLPDIAAGKRLAAFAVTESGAGSDVTAIRTTAIKDGNFYVLNGTKQWITNGGEADIYSVLAVTDKTKGPRGASFFIVEKGDPGFSFGKKEKKLGIRASATRELVFQDCRIPKDRLIGREGMGFIIAMKTFDKSRPGIGALGVGLAQGALDIAVEYARKRIQFGKPIITFQAIQHKLADMAIKTEAARALIYCAARHLDTDPPDAGKVAAMCKVFASDTAMEVTTEAVQILGGYGYMRDYPVEKMFRDAKILQIYEGTNEIQRNIIGQELNKEYARLKESFI, from the coding sequence TTGAATTACTTTTTGACCGACGAGCAGAAGATGATTCAGGAATTGGCCGAACAAATTGCACGGGAAAAAATTCGGCCCATGAGAGCTCAGTTAGACGAGGCCGAAGAGTTCCCCACGGACATTTTAAAGACCCTGGCTCAGTCGGACTTGTTCGGTGTATATATTCCTGAAGAATACGGCGGTCTAGGTGGCGGCATTTTGGAAAACTGCCTGGCCGTCGAGCAACTGGCTCGAGCCTGCATCGGCGTGGCCACTTCCTTTGCCGCCAGCGGCTTGGGAGCATATCCCATATTGCTGTACGGTTCCGAAGCCCAAAAAGCCGCCTACCTTCCGGACATTGCGGCGGGAAAAAGGCTTGCCGCCTTTGCGGTCACCGAATCGGGCGCCGGAAGCGATGTGACGGCCATTCGCACCACGGCGATCAAAGACGGCAATTTTTACGTTTTGAACGGCACCAAGCAGTGGATCACCAATGGCGGAGAAGCAGACATCTACAGTGTGTTGGCGGTGACGGACAAGACCAAGGGGCCTCGAGGGGCCAGCTTTTTCATCGTGGAAAAGGGGGATCCCGGATTTTCTTTTGGAAAGAAAGAAAAAAAACTGGGCATTCGCGCCTCGGCGACGCGGGAACTGGTGTTTCAGGACTGCCGCATTCCCAAGGACCGCCTCATCGGCCGTGAAGGGATGGGGTTCATCATTGCCATGAAAACCTTTGACAAATCCAGACCGGGTATCGGAGCCTTAGGGGTGGGGCTGGCGCAAGGCGCTTTGGATATTGCTGTAGAATATGCACGAAAGCGCATTCAATTCGGCAAACCCATCATCACCTTTCAGGCGATTCAGCACAAGTTGGCGGACATGGCCATCAAAACGGAAGCCGCCCGCGCTTTGATTTATTGCGCGGCGCGCCATCTGGATACGGACCCGCCTGACGCCGGCAAGGTGGCCGCCATGTGCAAGGTGTTCGCCAGCGATACGGCCATGGAAGTGACTACGGAAGCCGTCCAAATCCTTGGAGGCTACGGATACATGCGCGACTACCCCGTGGAAAAGATGTTTCGCGACGCCAAGATTCTTCAGATCTACGAAGGCACCAACGAAATCCAACGAAACATTATCGGCCAGGAACTCAACAAGGAATACGCTCGCTTAAAGGAAAGCTTTATCTAA
- a CDS encoding electron transfer flavoprotein subunit beta/FixA family protein, translating into MKIVVCIKQVPDAKNVRIDPNTHTLVRQGVESIINPFDLFAVEAALRLKDQHGAHVTALTMGPPQAEEALREVLSRGVDDAVLLSDRAFAGADTWATATVLAAAIRKIQDVSLIFCGKQAIDGDTAQVGPELATLLDMPYATFVKGLELQGDGHLHVVRKTDEGIEEWRLPLPALLTVLRDVGDPRLPSLKHKMRARKAVIPVWGLEDVGLSEDRVGLRGSFTQVVRVFSPPKRSDRWMLEGSVAEQVEKLYQYLKEAKVPGL; encoded by the coding sequence ATGAAAATCGTTGTCTGCATCAAGCAAGTTCCCGATGCCAAGAACGTGCGCATCGACCCGAACACCCACACCTTGGTGCGCCAGGGGGTGGAGTCCATTATCAATCCTTTTGACCTTTTTGCCGTGGAAGCCGCGCTTCGCCTCAAAGACCAACATGGCGCCCATGTCACCGCACTCACCATGGGCCCCCCTCAAGCCGAAGAAGCTCTGCGGGAAGTGCTTTCCCGGGGGGTGGATGATGCGGTGCTGTTGAGTGACCGCGCCTTTGCCGGAGCGGACACCTGGGCGACAGCTACGGTTTTGGCGGCCGCCATTCGCAAAATCCAGGACGTCTCGCTGATTTTTTGCGGCAAACAGGCCATCGACGGGGACACAGCGCAGGTGGGCCCTGAATTGGCCACCTTGTTGGACATGCCTTATGCCACCTTCGTCAAGGGCTTGGAACTTCAAGGCGACGGTCACCTTCACGTGGTGCGCAAGACCGATGAAGGCATCGAGGAATGGCGGCTTCCCTTGCCCGCTTTGCTCACGGTCCTTCGCGATGTGGGCGATCCCAGACTTCCATCGCTGAAGCACAAGATGCGAGCCCGAAAGGCTGTCATTCCCGTGTGGGGCCTTGAGGATGTGGGGCTTTCGGAAGATCGCGTGGGTCTTCGAGGCTCCTTTACGCAGGTGGTGCGCGTGTTCAGTCCGCCGAAACGTTCGGACCGATGGATGCTGGAAGGTTCGGTGGCCGAGCAAGTGGAAAAACTTTACCAGTACCTAAAGGAAGCCAAGGTTCCCGGTCTATGA
- a CDS encoding electron transfer flavoprotein subunit alpha, which yields MKALVDLQKCTACGVCQDVCPVGAITVSETHAVVSDDCTLCGMCVDTCEFQAITLPEVGSGAPTDAASYRGVWAFAEWRHGRVHAVSYELLSAARRLADKKGVSCAAVLLGENLRDRASELLRYGADVVYVVDHPALRHFTDEAYSRCLVELVRRHKPEILLAGATSIGRSFIPRVAAMLQTGLTADCTDLDISDEGLLLQTRPAFGGNVMATIICPYGRPQMATVRPRVMRPVLDPRNGRVESVTLPEEVFRTRVQVLQVIPEEDTTAKLSEAEVIISGGRGLQKAENFRMVEELARLFKGAVGASRSVVEEGWVPVSHQVGQTGQTVSPTLYMAIGISGAIQHIVGMQGSKIVVAVNKDPEAPIFDVASCGVVADLFEFVPAFIERIRRGES from the coding sequence ATGAAAGCGTTGGTCGATTTACAAAAATGCACCGCCTGTGGCGTGTGCCAGGATGTGTGCCCCGTGGGGGCCATCACGGTTTCGGAAACCCATGCCGTGGTGTCCGACGACTGCACCCTGTGCGGCATGTGCGTGGACACCTGTGAGTTTCAGGCTATCACCCTTCCCGAAGTGGGCTCCGGAGCTCCAACCGATGCGGCCTCCTACCGTGGTGTCTGGGCCTTTGCCGAATGGCGGCACGGCCGGGTGCATGCTGTCAGTTACGAGCTCCTCAGCGCGGCGCGGCGCCTTGCCGACAAGAAAGGAGTTTCATGCGCCGCCGTGCTCTTGGGAGAAAACCTGAGGGATCGCGCCTCGGAACTTTTGCGTTACGGGGCCGATGTGGTCTATGTGGTGGACCACCCCGCCTTGCGACACTTTACGGATGAAGCCTACAGCCGATGCCTTGTGGAACTGGTGCGACGCCATAAACCCGAAATTCTTCTCGCCGGCGCCACGTCCATCGGCCGATCCTTCATTCCTCGCGTTGCCGCCATGCTGCAGACGGGGCTCACCGCCGATTGCACCGATTTGGACATCAGCGATGAGGGTTTGCTCCTGCAGACGCGTCCCGCTTTTGGCGGTAATGTCATGGCCACCATCATCTGCCCCTACGGTCGCCCTCAAATGGCCACGGTACGCCCTCGAGTCATGCGCCCTGTGCTGGACCCGCGCAACGGGCGCGTGGAATCGGTCACCTTGCCCGAAGAAGTGTTTCGCACCCGCGTGCAGGTGCTCCAGGTGATTCCCGAAGAGGATACCACGGCGAAACTTTCCGAAGCCGAGGTCATCATTTCCGGTGGGCGCGGCTTGCAGAAGGCGGAAAATTTTCGAATGGTCGAAGAACTGGCGCGGCTTTTCAAAGGAGCCGTCGGGGCATCGCGCAGCGTCGTGGAAGAGGGCTGGGTTCCGGTTTCCCATCAGGTGGGCCAGACGGGCCAGACGGTCTCTCCGACGCTGTACATGGCCATTGGCATCTCGGGCGCCATTCAGCACATTGTGGGCATGCAGGGATCCAAGATCGTCGTGGCCGTGAACAAAGACCCGGAAGCTCCCATCTTTGACGTGGCCTCCTGCGGCGTGGTGGCCGATTTGTTTGAATTCGTGCCGGCGTTTATCGAACGCATTCGACGAGGCGAATCTTAG
- the fabG gene encoding 3-oxoacyl-[acyl-carrier-protein] reductase has protein sequence MAQAKVVVVTGASRGIGRAVALAFAEPGTTVVVNYRSGREAAEETGRAITERGAQAVLSPFDVADPEAVKAAFKNLTDTLGRLDVLVNNAGITRDNIFPRLKESDWDEVLNVNLKGVFLCCQAAMRPMLKQRYGRIINITSVVGFTGNAGQCNYAAAKAGIVGLTRSLAREVVSRNITVNAVAPGYIETEMTQALGEEARQALLSQIPAGRTGSPEEVAAAVRFLASDAAGYITGQVLHVNGGMFMG, from the coding sequence ATGGCACAGGCCAAAGTGGTTGTGGTCACCGGCGCCAGTCGTGGTATCGGCCGAGCGGTCGCCTTGGCTTTTGCCGAACCCGGCACCACGGTGGTGGTCAATTACCGATCAGGACGTGAGGCTGCGGAAGAAACTGGGCGTGCCATCACGGAGCGAGGCGCCCAGGCAGTTCTCAGCCCCTTTGATGTGGCAGACCCGGAAGCCGTCAAAGCGGCGTTCAAAAACCTTACCGACACTCTGGGCCGCCTGGACGTCCTGGTCAACAATGCCGGCATCACCCGGGACAACATTTTCCCTCGCCTCAAAGAATCCGATTGGGATGAGGTCCTCAACGTGAATCTGAAAGGCGTGTTCTTGTGCTGCCAGGCCGCCATGCGCCCCATGCTCAAACAGCGCTATGGGCGCATCATCAACATCACTTCCGTTGTGGGCTTTACAGGAAACGCCGGCCAGTGCAATTATGCCGCTGCCAAGGCCGGCATCGTGGGTCTGACGCGCTCCCTTGCCCGTGAGGTCGTTTCCCGAAACATCACCGTCAACGCTGTGGCTCCCGGCTACATTGAAACGGAAATGACCCAGGCCCTTGGAGAAGAGGCCCGACAGGCTCTTTTGTCTCAGATTCCTGCGGGGCGCACGGGATCGCCCGAGGAGGTGGCCGCCGCCGTGCGCTTCCTAGCCTCCGACGCTGCAGGATACATCACAGGCCAGGTTCTCCACGTCAACGGCGGCATGTTCATGGGATAA
- the fabF gene encoding beta-ketoacyl-ACP synthase II, which yields MVEGAKRRVVVTGLGLVTPLGVGVEQNWTNVINGVSGIAPITRFNTEGFATRIAGEVKGFQPEEFIPKKDLRKMDIFLTYAIAAAQLAVQDASLTIDPSESPRAGVVMGCGLGGLTTIEECHKTLLQSGPRKISPFFIPMLIANMAPGLISIQHGAKGPNLSFQTACAAGTHAIGHAFHLIRDGAADIMITGGVESTITPLCVGGFNAMRALSTRNDEPERASRPFDKDRDGFVLGEGSAVLILEEAERARKRGVRIYAEVIGFGASGDAYHMTAPPPDAEGAALCMRAALNDAGIDPHEVDYINAHGTSTDLNDRLETLAIKTVFGDHVKKLAVSSTKSMTGHLLGAAGGVEGAYTVLTLYHDVIPPTINYETPDPDCDLDYVPNVARRASVHVALSNSFGFGGTNGTLVFKKWTE from the coding sequence ATGGTAGAAGGCGCAAAGCGAAGGGTTGTGGTCACAGGATTGGGACTGGTCACACCTTTGGGGGTCGGCGTGGAACAGAATTGGACCAATGTGATCAACGGCGTTTCAGGCATCGCCCCCATCACCCGGTTTAACACGGAAGGCTTCGCCACGCGCATCGCCGGCGAAGTCAAAGGATTTCAGCCGGAAGAGTTTATCCCCAAAAAAGATTTGCGTAAAATGGACATCTTTCTCACCTACGCCATCGCCGCCGCACAATTGGCCGTTCAAGACGCCTCCCTGACCATCGATCCCTCAGAAAGTCCTCGAGCGGGCGTGGTCATGGGCTGTGGACTGGGAGGCCTCACCACTATTGAAGAATGTCATAAGACCCTCTTGCAGTCTGGGCCTCGTAAGATCAGTCCTTTTTTTATTCCCATGCTCATCGCCAATATGGCTCCGGGACTCATCTCCATTCAGCACGGAGCCAAGGGACCCAATCTGTCCTTTCAGACTGCCTGCGCGGCGGGAACCCATGCCATCGGCCACGCCTTTCACTTGATTCGAGACGGGGCCGCCGACATCATGATCACGGGTGGTGTGGAATCCACCATCACACCCCTTTGTGTGGGCGGTTTCAATGCCATGCGGGCTTTATCCACGCGCAACGACGAACCCGAAAGAGCTTCCCGACCTTTTGACAAGGACCGGGACGGGTTCGTTTTGGGCGAAGGCAGTGCGGTACTCATTTTGGAAGAGGCGGAACGGGCCAGGAAACGAGGAGTGCGCATCTACGCGGAGGTGATCGGATTCGGCGCTTCCGGAGATGCCTACCACATGACGGCGCCGCCGCCCGATGCCGAAGGCGCCGCCCTGTGCATGCGCGCGGCTTTAAACGATGCGGGCATCGACCCTCACGAAGTGGACTACATCAATGCTCACGGCACGTCCACAGATCTTAACGATCGCCTCGAAACCTTGGCCATCAAGACCGTTTTCGGGGATCATGTTAAGAAACTGGCCGTTAGTTCCACCAAGTCCATGACGGGCCATCTGCTAGGGGCCGCTGGAGGCGTGGAAGGGGCCTACACGGTGCTCACCCTCTATCACGACGTCATTCCGCCCACCATCAACTACGAAACGCCCGATCCAGACTGTGACCTGGACTACGTGCCCAACGTCGCCCGCAGAGCTTCGGTGCACGTGGCCCTGTCCAACTCCTTTGGATTCGGCGGAACCAACGGAACCCTGGTTTTCAAAAAATGGACCGAATAG
- the rpiB gene encoding ribose 5-phosphate isomerase B — protein sequence MKIMIGADHAGFELKEHIVAHLRLKGHHVEDIGTHSSDSVDYPDYAFTVARAVAQGMVDRGILLCGSGIGMSMAANRVPGVRAVLASEPYAAKMSRRHNDSNVLCLGGRFIGPDLAREIVDVWLAETFEGGRHCRRLDLLDNPSSWRNFR from the coding sequence ATGAAAATCATGATCGGCGCCGATCACGCAGGCTTTGAACTTAAGGAACACATCGTGGCCCATTTGCGCCTCAAAGGCCATCACGTGGAGGACATCGGGACCCACAGCTCGGATTCCGTGGACTACCCGGATTACGCCTTTACGGTGGCGCGCGCCGTGGCTCAGGGCATGGTGGATCGAGGCATTCTCCTGTGCGGCAGCGGCATCGGCATGTCGATGGCGGCCAATCGCGTTCCCGGAGTGCGGGCGGTCCTGGCTTCGGAACCCTATGCTGCCAAGATGAGCCGGCGCCACAACGACAGCAATGTATTGTGCCTCGGTGGGCGCTTCATCGGTCCGGATCTGGCTCGGGAAATCGTGGACGTGTGGCTGGCCGAAACCTTTGAAGGGGGCCGTCACTGTCGTCGCTTGGATTTGCTGGACAATCCTTCTTCGTGGAGAAACTTTCGATGA
- the glyA gene encoding serine hydroxymethyltransferase, whose amino-acid sequence MNTSSLERTDPAMAKVLRDEEIRQRTKLELIASENFVSDAVRIAQGSVLTNKYAEGYPGRRYYGGCEHVDVAESLAQERAKALFQCRYANVQPHSGSQANMAVYFALLQPGDTIMGMDLRQGGHLTHGSPVSFSGRLFRVVSYGVHPDTETIDFDQMIRLAQEHRPKLIIAGASAYPRLIDFARFRHICDEIGAYLMVDMAHIAGLVAAGLHPNPLPHAHAVTSTTHKTLRGPRGGLILSDNLELGKKLDSQIFPGIQGGPLMHVIAAKAVAFHEALQPAFKEYQQRIVDNCKALASALMNLGYRLVSGGTDNHLMLVDLRNKGITGKAAEEALDRAGITVNKNSIPFDPQKPNIASGIRIGTAAVTTRGMEPSHMLLIADFIHQALNAVDNESRLAELKRHVAAFCHQFPLNAWAGDGAHDRNAAPAADVSSKAGACL is encoded by the coding sequence ATGAACACGAGCTCACTGGAAAGAACGGACCCGGCCATGGCCAAGGTCCTTCGAGACGAAGAAATACGGCAGCGCACCAAACTGGAACTGATCGCCTCCGAAAACTTCGTCAGCGACGCCGTGCGAATCGCTCAAGGATCCGTCCTGACCAACAAATACGCCGAGGGCTATCCCGGACGGCGCTACTACGGTGGGTGCGAACATGTGGATGTTGCCGAATCCTTGGCGCAAGAAAGGGCCAAGGCCCTTTTTCAATGCCGCTACGCCAACGTGCAGCCCCACTCAGGATCCCAGGCCAACATGGCCGTCTATTTCGCCTTGTTGCAGCCGGGCGACACCATCATGGGTATGGACCTGCGCCAAGGCGGGCATCTCACCCACGGCAGTCCCGTGAGCTTTTCCGGAAGGCTGTTTCGCGTGGTCTCTTACGGGGTGCATCCGGACACGGAAACCATCGACTTCGACCAGATGATACGACTGGCTCAAGAACACCGGCCCAAACTCATTATCGCCGGGGCCAGCGCCTATCCGCGCCTCATTGATTTTGCACGATTTCGCCATATCTGTGACGAAATTGGGGCTTATCTCATGGTGGACATGGCCCACATCGCGGGGCTGGTCGCCGCAGGCCTTCACCCCAACCCGCTCCCCCACGCCCATGCGGTGACCTCCACCACCCACAAGACGCTGCGGGGGCCTCGAGGGGGCCTGATTCTTTCCGACAACCTAGAATTGGGCAAGAAACTAGACAGCCAAATCTTTCCCGGCATTCAAGGTGGCCCGCTCATGCACGTCATCGCCGCCAAAGCCGTCGCCTTTCACGAAGCCTTGCAGCCGGCCTTCAAAGAATACCAGCAGCGCATTGTGGATAATTGCAAAGCCCTGGCCTCGGCCTTGATGAACCTGGGCTACCGCCTGGTTTCCGGAGGCACCGACAACCACCTTATGCTCGTGGACCTGAGAAACAAGGGCATTACGGGAAAGGCGGCCGAAGAGGCGCTGGATCGGGCGGGAATCACGGTGAACAAGAATTCCATTCCTTTTGATCCGCAAAAACCCAACATCGCCAGCGGCATTCGCATCGGCACGGCCGCTGTCACCACGCGCGGCATGGAACCGTCGCACATGCTGCTCATTGCGGATTTTATTCATCAGGCCTTGAACGCCGTGGACAACGAGAGCCGCCTGGCCGAACTCAAAAGGCATGTGGCGGCCTTTTGCCATCAGTTTCCGTTGAACGCCTGGGCAGGCGATGGCGCCCATGACCGGAATGCAGCGCCGGCGGCGGACGTGTCGTCAAAGGCTGGCGCGTGTTTGTAG